GGTTCCCGAGGGTGCGCTCATGGTTCGACAAGCCCTTCGACTGGCTCAGGACCCCATAAGGTCCCGAGTCTATCGAGGGGCTCACCACGAGCGGCAACTGACCGCTCACCCTGAGCCCGTCGAAGGGTGGAGCGGCATTCGCCGTCCGGCGGCTCATTCCAGCCACTGCGAGATCCTGGATCTCGAAGAGGTGGATTATGGCCAAGCCCTTTCCCTCCAGGAAAAATGCCGCGACGCCGTCGAGCGCGGTCACCCCGGCTTCTGGCTTTTCCTCCAACATCCACCGGTGGTCACCACGGGCCGCAGACCGGAGTCCCTTTCGGATCTCCCCGGTGGTTCCGAATCGCTGCGACCGCTCGGCGTCGGCTTCGCTCAAACGGATCGGGGTGGAAGACTTACTTACCACCACCCAGGACAGATCATCGGCTATCCCATTCTGGATCTCCGGCGAGAGCGTTGGAAACTCCGAACCTACATCGATCGGCTGGCGGCGCTTATTTCAGGAACTCTGGCGACCTTCGGCCTTGAGGCCCGTTTCCATCCCGATCATCCCGGCTTGTGGGTCGAATCGGGGCACGGCACTCTGAAAATCGCGTCCATCGGCGTTCATGTCCGCCGCTCCATCACCACCCACGGGTTCGCGCTCAACGTGCATCGACCCACGATCACGGTCTCCGGCCTGAAGATGTGCGGAATGGAAGCCGATCGATTCACGTCCATGGAGGACCTCTTGCGCCACCCCCCCGAACTCCAAGCGGTCAAACAAACCCTGATGCGCCGGGCCGAACGCATGGACGAGACTCATGGCTAGGAAAGCGGCGCGGACCCGCACACCCGATCGACTGAAACGCTACTCCACGATCTCGGATTTGGAGGTCCCGCCCCTTTACACCCAGGCGGATCTCAAAAAGACGCATCCGGGAAAGGATATCGCACGGCCCGGCCAATTTCCCTATACGCGCGGGATCCATCCGACGATGTACCGCGGCCGCCTGTGGACCATGCGACAGTTCGCAGGATTCGGTTCTCCGGAGGAGACCAACGGGCGATTCAAGTTCCTTTTGCACAACGGACAGATGGGGCTCAGCA
This region of Nitrospirota bacterium genomic DNA includes:
- the lipB gene encoding lipoyl(octanoyl) transferase LipB, with the translated sequence MVRQALRLAQDPIRSRVYRGAHHERQLTAHPEPVEGWSGIRRPAAHSSHCEILDLEEVDYGQALSLQEKCRDAVERGHPGFWLFLQHPPVVTTGRRPESLSDLPGGSESLRPLGVGFAQTDRGGRLTYHHPGQIIGYPILDLRRERWKLRTYIDRLAALISGTLATFGLEARFHPDHPGLWVESGHGTLKIASIGVHVRRSITTHGFALNVHRPTITVSGLKMCGMEADRFTSMEDLLRHPPELQAVKQTLMRRAERMDETHG